Below is a genomic region from Persicimonas caeni.
CTGGTCGACCGCATCGCGCAGGCGATCGTCGATGCGCCGCTGCATCTCGTCGATGGAGCGCTGAGTCGAGTCGACGAAGTCACGTACGGCCTTGCCGCCTTCCTCGATCGCCTCGGCTTTTCGGCGGAATTCGTCGCGAAATTGAGTCACAGGGGATTGCAACCGATTGATGAAGTCCTCGCCCGATTGGATGATGCCGCGCAGTGCTGACAGCGGCAGCATACTCTGCTTCGACTTTTCCTGCTCGAAGATGATGTGGGCGAGCGTCGCCTTGGTGATGTCCTCGCCGGAGGTATTGTCGACGATCTTGACGTCTTCGCCGGCTTTGACCATCTCCTCGATCTGGTCGAGGGTCACATAGGCGCTCTGGTCGGTGTCGTAAAGCTTGCGGTTGGGATAGCGCTTGATGATTTTCGTCATGAGTCGGCTTGGGCGATGCGGGAACTGCTCGAGAGAGTGCGGCGGAACTTTTCGGCGTCGTCAGACGCGCATTCCGCCGGATGCTCGCCCGTTCTGTCTCAGAAATCAACCCCACCTGACAAGGTAAGCTGGGTGACGTTGTCAGCAAGGACGCCCTCGAGCGAAAAGCTCATGATCCACACGTTGAGCCGGGTGCCCACGAAGAAGCGATTGATCGCCTCGTGGTTCTGCGAGAAGACGAACTCCGGCGAAAATGTCTCGTTGCCGTCGGAGGGATCGTCGTCGAATTGCGGCGGGCGCGGATCCTGCGGGTACGCGTTGAGCAGGCGGCTCGAGGCAATGATGTGCAGCTGTTGGTAACCGGCGTACGGGGCCAGCGACATGACGCCGGAGATGTCGAACGCCTTCGAGATCGAGATATCCCAACCTGCGTTGATCAGGTTGAGATCTTCGGAGCCCAACAGCGTGTTGACCGTGCCGCGTACCGCGATGTCGGGGAAATAATAGAAGCCTTCGTTGAGCGCCCACTTGACGTGGCTTCCCAAACTGAACATCTCGCTGGCGAACAGATAGGCCATGTCCGCGGCGAGTTCGAACGAGAAGGGAAGGCCCTTTCGGATTTGGAGGTGGGCGGTGAACAGCGACGAGGAGGGGTCTTGGTCCTCGACGGCGGTCTGCCAGTAGTCGGCTTCGTTGTCGATGAACGACAGGCTCGTCATCAGGTTGACCGCAAAGCCCGCTTCACCCAGCGTCTCGGCCGGGTTGAGGAAGCGAGGGGCGAGGACCTGGCCCATGTCACGCGCCAGCGCCCGAAAGGCGTCGGTGTCCTTTTCGACCACGCCACAGGCGTTCGTGCAGTCGTTCTGGAACCGTTGGAACGTGCCGAAGCGTGACAACACGAGGTCATTTTCGGCGGCGCTCGCCGGCAGAGCCGACAGAGTCGCCAGAGCGACTACCAATACAGCAAATACGCGTTGCATCTTGGGCATCATACAAGTACCTCCGGCCGCAGATGATGCCGCACCGGACATCAAGCTCACAATAACATTCGGCAAACGCGTCATAGAGACCCGCAAGGTCTAACAAGGCCCCCTAAAACCGTCAAGTTTGAGGGAGGGCCGCGCGTCGGCATTGGTGCGTCATCTGTGCCGATGATAGGGCATCGCGCCTCACGGGTCCAATTAATAACGGAGTCGTTCGAGGCGGACTCATCCCTTTTCTTTACATTTCGCGATTGTCGATGCACCCTTAGCCCGTTAAACCGGAATTGAGTTGTACCGGCCACGGATGCAGTAACCCGTGTTTCTTACCTATTCGACAGCCCCGCGACCCTTCCCGATCCGTTCGGTGTACCGCACCGCGCCTGGATACGGGAAGTCATTTCACTGGCTCGAGGCCGGTTGGGAGAACCGCGAGACGATCGTGTTACTCCACGGCCTGATGGCCCACTCGATGGCCTACCGCAAGGTCGTGCCGAGACTGGCGTCGCGCTATCGCCTGATCATCCCCGACCTTCCGGCCCACGGGCGCGACCAGACTTTTCGCTCGCAGATGCTCGGCCCACGAGTCGACGGGATGGTGGGGTGGCTCGAGCAGCTTCTGGCCGCGATCGACGCCGAGCGCATTCACCTCGTGGGCCATTCGCTCGGGGCGTTGGTTACCTTTATGGCGGCGCGCCACCGCACGTTGTTGTCCGAGGTGGCCACGGTCACCCTGGTCAGCCCGGGGATTCGTCTCGGGGTGCCTCGATGGACGCACCGGGTGGTCGAGAAGCTGCCGTTTCGCCTGGCGAAGCTCGGCGCCAGCCCGCTGGGGATGCGTGCTTACGAGCCGATTCAGTGGCGAAAGAGCCGCATGACCAGCATGGAGATTAACTCGTACGTCGAGCCCTTTCGCGACCCCGAGCGGCTCCGGTTCATGAAAGCGATCGGCACCGATCTGGTGCGCGAGCCCGACCGCCTGGTCGGCGCCGAGCAGATCGACCACCCCACGCTCATAATCTGGGG
It encodes:
- a CDS encoding polyhydroxyalkanoate synthesis regulator DNA-binding domain-containing protein, with the protein product MTKIIKRYPNRKLYDTDQSAYVTLDQIEEMVKAGEDVKIVDNTSGEDITKATLAHIIFEQEKSKQSMLPLSALRGIIQSGEDFINRLQSPVTQFRDEFRRKAEAIEEGGKAVRDFVDSTQRSIDEMQRRIDDRLRDAVDQLTHIPEMNRDMHQLERRVIDLELRLERLERDLRAAQPTRQPTVTNPHENLP
- a CDS encoding alpha/beta fold hydrolase, with protein sequence MYRTAPGYGKSFHWLEAGWENRETIVLLHGLMAHSMAYRKVVPRLASRYRLIIPDLPAHGRDQTFRSQMLGPRVDGMVGWLEQLLAAIDAERIHLVGHSLGALVTFMAARHRTLLSEVATVTLVSPGIRLGVPRWTHRVVEKLPFRLAKLGASPLGMRAYEPIQWRKSRMTSMEINSYVEPFRDPERLRFMKAIGTDLVREPDRLVGAEQIDHPTLIIWGDKDHFLRLETGKVLQSMIDGSHFEVLEGVGHCPMEDSPHEFSRILDRFIRG